TATTGTTCGAATTCATATTGTTTTAGTAAGACTTCTTTAATATGCAAATGATCCATATCTTTTACAATCCAAGCATGATCTGCGGATTTGATGGTATCGCCTATTTTTAAATCGTCCCCGTTTTTCATTGCTTCGATATTCATATGCTGCATCCAACCACCGATTGTGTCGATGTCTTCACTATCTTCAAACTCAATGCCGAAACGATCCGTTAATTCGACTAACGGTACACGTGCATTAATAGTATATTCGTTTTCTCCTGTTTTTCGTATTTCATCCACTTCGTCTTCATCGAATTCGTCACGAATTTCACCAACGATTTCTTCTAAGATATCTTCCATCGTCAAGATGCCCGCTGTACCACCGAATTCGTCTAATACAACCGTCATGTGCACTTTTGCTTGTTGCATTTTTAGCAGTGCATCTTGAATTGGCGTGGCTTCTAAAACGTAAGGAATGTTGCGTACGAATTGCTCTAACTGGAAATCACGTTTTGATACGATATAGCTCAATAATTTATTAGCATTTACATAGCCGATAATATGGTCTTTATCATTATTTTCAATAATTGGGTAGCGCGTGTAATTCGATTCATCTAAGATGGCAATAATCCCCTCAGGGCTCATATTTTTATCCAGTGTCACTAAATCTGTACGTGGCACCATAATGTCTTTTGCTCTGCGCTCATCAAAAGCGAATACATTTTCTAAATAGCCAAGCTCTTGCTGGTCAATTTGCCCACCTTGGAAGCTTTGCACCATAATAATTTTTAATTCTTCTTCTGAATACGCTTGATCTTCACCTGCTGATTTTACACCAACTGCTCTTAATAAGATGCGAGATGTTCCATTTAATGCTTGAATAAATGGATACATGACTTTACCAAAATAGTAAAGTGGTGGTGCTAATAATAGCGTCACTTTTTCTGAAAACTGAATCGCTAATGTTTTCGGAGCCATTTCCCCAATGACGACGTGCAAGTAGCTGACAATCGCTAAAGCGATCACATAAGAAGCTGCAGATGCTACAACGTCTGACACGTTGAAATAGTCGAATACCGGTAATAGTAACTGCTTTACATAAGGCTTAGTAAATGCTCCTAAACCAATGGCTGTAACGGTGATACCTAACTGACAGGCTGATAAATAATAATC
The sequence above is a segment of the Solibacillus sp. FSL H8-0523 genome. Coding sequences within it:
- a CDS encoding hemolysin family protein — its product is MDINTIINIVLLIIFLGLTGFFVAAEFAVVKIRKSRIDHLAAEGNTKAIIAKKVVSDLDYYLSACQLGITVTAIGLGAFTKPYVKQLLLPVFDYFNVSDVVASAASYVIALAIVSYLHVVIGEMAPKTLAIQFSEKVTLLLAPPLYYFGKVMYPFIQALNGTSRILLRAVGVKSAGEDQAYSEEELKIIMVQSFQGGQIDQQELGYLENVFAFDERRAKDIMVPRTDLVTLDKNMSPEGIIAILDESNYTRYPIIENNDKDHIIGYVNANKLLSYIVSKRDFQLEQFVRNIPYVLEATPIQDALLKMQQAKVHMTVVLDEFGGTAGILTMEDILEEIVGEIRDEFDEDEVDEIRKTGENEYTINARVPLVELTDRFGIEFEDSEDIDTIGGWMQHMNIEAMKNGDDLKIGDTIKSADHAWIVKDMDHLHIKEVLLKQYEFEQ